From the genome of Winogradskyella forsetii, one region includes:
- a CDS encoding trimeric intracellular cation channel family protein, with amino-acid sequence MFFQIIDILGTIAFAISGALVAMNKRMDPFGVLIIAFVTAVGGGTLRDVMIGVEPVSWMRNMTFVYVIMGSAVFAVVFRKRISYLRKSLFLFDTIGISLYTVVGIETGLIAGLHPLVCIALGTMTACFGGVLRDILCNEIPVIFRKEIYATACILGGLTYFLLSQFFEDRNFLFVIVAIVVITIRLVAVRFKISLPSLYRKE; translated from the coding sequence ATGTTTTTTCAAATCATAGACATATTAGGAACCATAGCTTTCGCCATTTCAGGGGCATTAGTTGCCATGAACAAGCGTATGGATCCCTTCGGAGTGCTCATAATTGCTTTTGTAACTGCCGTTGGTGGTGGCACCTTGCGTGATGTTATGATTGGCGTTGAACCCGTGTCATGGATGCGGAACATGACCTTTGTTTACGTTATTATGGGTTCTGCTGTGTTTGCGGTTGTTTTTAGAAAGCGTATTAGTTACCTTCGGAAATCCCTGTTTTTATTCGATACCATTGGTATTTCGCTATATACAGTGGTTGGCATCGAAACCGGACTTATTGCAGGTCTGCATCCTTTAGTCTGTATTGCATTAGGTACCATGACGGCTTGTTTCGGTGGTGTCTTAAGAGATATATTGTGTAATGAAATTCCTGTGATTTTCAGGAAGGAGATTTATGCCACGGCTTGTATTTTGGGAGGTCTTACTTATTTTTTACTGTCCCAGTTCTTTGAGGATAGAAATTTTCTGTTTGTTATTGTTGCAATCGTGGTTATTACGATACGTTTAGTTGCCGTTCGCTTTAAAATTAGTTTACCTAGTTTGTATCGGAAGGAGTAA
- a CDS encoding GNAT family N-acetyltransferase, translating into MTFRKATKNDISAIVAMIADDELGQQRENFKTPLPEEYLKAFENINADDNQELIVVENENAEIIGTLQLSFIQYLTYRGGIRAQIEAVRIRKDKRGLGIGKTMFEWAINRAKERKAHLLQLTTDKKRPKAIQFYEDLGLKATHEGMKMHF; encoded by the coding sequence ATGACCTTCAGAAAAGCAACAAAAAACGATATCTCAGCCATTGTAGCAATGATTGCCGATGATGAACTCGGCCAACAAAGGGAAAATTTCAAAACTCCATTACCAGAAGAATATCTAAAAGCCTTTGAAAATATCAACGCAGACGACAACCAAGAACTCATAGTTGTAGAAAACGAAAATGCTGAAATTATTGGTACACTTCAATTATCCTTTATTCAATACCTCACCTATAGAGGTGGAATTAGAGCACAAATTGAAGCGGTAAGAATCAGAAAAGACAAAAGAGGACTTGGCATTGGGAAAACAATGTTTGAGTGGGCCATAAATAGAGCCAAAGAACGAAAAGCACATTTACTGCAATTAACAACCGACAAAAAAAGACCAAAAGCTATTCAATTTTATGAAGATTTAGGGCTTAAAGCGACTCATGAAGGCATGAAAATGCACTTCTAA
- a CDS encoding transglutaminase domain-containing protein, whose amino-acid sequence MRLRTSCDLKFEIFEPTPFIFMLRPRSGSQQWVEREEYKITPSTPVFEFTDNYGNLCQRLIAQPGMFSISTSSDVVTSNFIDQGFGEPFIEIQNLPDAVLSYLLPSRYCESDLFNEMSTAITKGQIMGYNQVSAITNWLHNNIEYLPGSNNQPLSAVQVNNRQFGVCRDLAHLGIALCRSLSIPARIVVGYLHNLEPMDMHAWFEAYIGNRWYTFDATQVGSPGGYVVLGFGRDAADVAIFNQFGSLVSPIENRVKVELHP is encoded by the coding sequence ATGCGCTTACGTACGAGCTGTGATTTAAAGTTTGAGATTTTTGAGCCAACCCCATTTATTTTTATGTTAAGGCCACGTAGTGGCAGCCAACAATGGGTAGAAAGAGAAGAATATAAAATTACACCAAGTACACCGGTTTTCGAATTCACGGACAATTATGGCAATCTGTGTCAACGATTAATTGCCCAACCTGGAATGTTCTCAATTTCTACGTCTTCAGATGTTGTAACCTCTAATTTTATAGATCAAGGCTTTGGCGAACCATTTATTGAAATCCAGAATTTACCAGACGCCGTACTAAGTTATCTTTTACCAAGTAGATACTGCGAGTCTGATCTTTTTAATGAAATGAGTACAGCTATTACCAAAGGCCAAATAATGGGCTACAACCAAGTTTCAGCAATTACAAATTGGTTGCACAACAACATTGAGTATCTGCCTGGCAGTAATAATCAACCCTTATCAGCCGTTCAAGTTAACAATAGACAGTTTGGTGTATGTAGGGATTTGGCCCATTTAGGTATTGCACTTTGCCGTAGTTTAAGCATCCCAGCACGTATTGTAGTTGGTTATTTACACAATTTGGAACCAATGGATATGCATGCTTGGTTTGAGGCCTATATTGGTAACCGTTGGTATACTTTTGATGCCACTCAAGTAGGCTCTCCAGGAGGTTATGTTGTTCTTGGCTTTGGTCGTGATGCTGCCGATGTTGCCATTTTTAATCAATTTGGCTCTTTGGTTTCTCCAATTGAAAATCGTGTTAAAGTTGAACTTCACCCTTAA